Proteins encoded together in one Ipomoea triloba cultivar NCNSP0323 chromosome 4, ASM357664v1 window:
- the LOC116016951 gene encoding NADH dehydrogenase [ubiquinone] 1 alpha subcomplex subunit 9, mitochondrial-like, translating into MQAVTRRLGHQYLKPSHSVSAFKSFDLLSDYYGIDTPRYASTLTASKGVGHLVRKGTGGRSSVSGIVATVFGATGFLGRYLVQQLAKMGSQVLVPFRGSEDCHRHLKLMGDLGQIVPMKYNPRDESSVKAVVAKANVVINLIGREYETRNYSFEEVNHYMAEQLAAISKEHGGIMRFIQVSCLGASPTSPSRMRRAKAIAEQAVLREIPEATILKPAVMIGTEDRILNPWAQFAKNYGFLPLIGGGTTKIQPVYVADVASAIIASLKDDGTSMGNVYELGGPEIYTVHQLAELMYDMIREWPRYVKVPFPIAKAIATPRELLLKKVPFPLPTPSIFNLDVIEALTTDTIVSENALTFEDLGIVPHKLKGYPVEYLIQYRKGGPQYGSTVSEKISPDSYP; encoded by the exons ATGCAGGCTGTAACGAGGCGATTAGGGCACCAATATCTCAAACCTTCACATTCAGTTTCAGCTTTCAAGTCTTTCGATCTCCTCTCCGATTACT ATGGAATTGATACTCCACGATATGCATCTACGCTCACAGCCTCTAAAGGTGTTGGGCATCTGGTCCGGAAAGGAACTGGCGGTAGATCGTCTGTTAG TGGAATTGTTGCTACCGTTTTTGGTGCTACTGGGTTTCTTGGGCGGTATCTTGTGCAGCAGCTTG CTAAAATGGGTTCTCAAGTTTTGGTACCTTTCCGAGGATCTGAGGACTGTCATCGTCATCTCAAGTTAATGGGCGATTTGGGTCAG ATTGTTCCAATGAAATACAACCCTAGAGATGAGAGTTCAGTTAAAGCAGTGGTGGCAAAGGCTAATGTTGTAATCAATCTTATTG GGAGGGAATATGAGACAAGGAATTATAGCTTTGAGGAAGTGAACCACTATATGGCTGAACAGCTTGCAGCA ATTTCAAAAGAACACGGTGGAATCATGAGATTTATACAGGTTTCGTGTTTGGGGGCATCTCCAACATCTCCCTCCAGAATGCGCAGAGCGAAAGCTATAGCTGAACAAGCTGTTTTAAGAGAAATTCCAGAG GCAACAATATTGAAACCTGCTGTGATGATTGGTACTGAGGATAGGATTTTGAATCCATGGGCACAATTTGCAAAAAATTATGGCTTCCTGCCACTTATTGGAGGTGGTACTACAAA GATTCAACCAGTATATGTTGCTGATGTTGCCTCTGCAATTATTGCTTCATTGAAAGACGATGGTACCAGCATGGGAAACGTTTATGAACTTGGTGGACCAGAGATTTACACAGTGCACCAATTG GCTGAGCTTATGTACGACATGATCCGTGAATGGCCTCGCTATGTGAAGGTTCCTTTCCCAATTGCTAAG GCAATCGCAACACCTCGAGAGCTACTGCTCAAGAAAGTTCCCTTTCCACTGCCAACTCCatcaatatttaatttggatGTGATTGAGGCCCTTACCACTGATACAATTGTGTCAGAAAATG CTTTAACATTTGAAGATCTTGGAATTGTCCCACACAAACTGAAGGGATATCCAGTTGAGTATCTTATCCAATACCGTAAAGGTGGACCACAATATGGCTCTACAGTTAGTGAAAAAATATCTCCCGATTCCTATCCATGA
- the LOC116017212 gene encoding ammonium transporter 1 member 1-like encodes MATSTCSAVHLTPLLSGAANATAAAQYICDQFNGVEDKFGDAGHAVDTTFLLFSAYLVFAMQLGFAMLCAGSVRAKNTMNIMLTNVIDAAAGGLFYFLFGFAFAFGGPSNGFIGRHNFGLTSLPSESFDYGYFLYQWCFAIAAAGITSGSIAERTQFTAYLLYSSLLTGFVYPVVAHWFWSGDGWASPARSDGKLLFGTGVIDFAGSGVVHLTGAIAGLWGAVIEGPRIGRFDHSGKPVAIRGHNGALVVLGTFLLWFGWYGFNPGSFITIFQAYGKSGAYYGQWSAVGRTAVTTTLSGCTAALTTLFGKKVLIGNWNLTDVCNGLLGGFAAITSGCSVVDPWAAVVCGFVAAWVLIACNKLAEKLQYDDPLEAAQLHGGCGAWGIIFTALFAKSKYVDEVYPGLPGRPHGLILGGGPKLLAAHAVQIVVIIGWTTVTMGPLFLFLHKLELLRISHDDEMAGMDLTSHGGYAYNDDDFEESKRRRELAMVQQQEEEVV; translated from the coding sequence ATGGCCACTTCGACTTGCTCCGCTGTTCATCTAACCCCACTTCTCAGTGGAGCCGCCAACGCCACGGCGGCGGCTCAGTACATTTGCGATCAATTCAACGGCGTGGAAGACAAATTCGGCGACGCTGGCCACGCCGTCGACACCACCTTCCTCCTCTTCTCCGCCTACCTAGTCTTCGCCATGCAGCTCGGCTTCGCTATGCTCTGCGCCGGCTCGGTGAGGGCGAAGAACACCATGAACATAATGCTGACCAATGTGATCGACGCCGCTGCCGGCGGCCTCTTCTACTTCCTCTTCGGCTTCGCGTTCGCCTTCGGCGGCCCGTCCAACGGCTTCATTGGTCGCCATAACTTCGGCCTCACGAGCCTCCCCTCGGAGTCGTTCGACTACGGCTACTTTCTCTACCAATGGTGCTTCGCCATCGCGGCCGCCGGGATCACCAGCGGATCAATCGCCGAGAGAACGCAGTTCACGGCGTATCTGTTATACTCGTCGTTGTTGACCGGGTTTGTTTACCCGGTCGTGGCTCACTGGTTCTGGTCCGGAGACGGGTGGGCCAGCCCGGCAAGAAGCGATGGGAAGCTTCTGTTTGGAACCGGAGTTATTGATTTTGCCGGTTCAGGGGTTGTTCATTTGACTGGTGCGATCGCCGGTCTTTGGGGAGCTGTAATTGAAGGCCCCCGGATCGGCCGGTTCGACCATTCCGGAAAACCGGTGGCGATCAGGGGCCATAATGGGGCGTTAGTGGTGTTAGGCACGTTTCTGTTATGGTTCGGTTGGTACGGGTTTAACCCCGGTTCATTCATAACCATCTTCCAAGCTTACGGAAAAAGCGGCGCATATTACGGGCAGTGGAGCGCAGTCGGGAGGACGGCGGTGACCACCACGCTCTCGGGCTGCACGGCGGCGCTAACGACGCTGTTCGGGAAAAAGGTCCTGATCGGCAACTGGAACCTAACCGACGTCTGCAACGGCCTCCTAGGCGGGTTCGCCGCCATCACGAGCGGCTGCTCGGTGGTGGATCCGTGGGCCGCCGTCGTGTGCGGCTTCGTGGCGGCGTGGGTTCTCATCGCCTGCAACAAGCTAGCCGAGAAACTCCAGTACGACGACCCCTTAGAAGCGGCACAGCTCCACGGCGGCTGCGGCGCGTGGGGGATCATATTCACCGCACTCTTCGCGAAATCCAAGTACGTGGACGAGGTGTATCCCGGCCTGCCAGGGCGGCCGCACGGGCTGATCCTCGGCGGCGGACCCAAGCTATTAGCGGCGCATGCGGTCCAGATTGTGGTGATTATTGGGTGGACGACTGTGACAATGGGTCCATTGTTTCTTTTTCTGCACAAATTAGAGCTTCTGAGGATATCGCACGATGATGAAATGGCGGGTATGGACCTCACCAGCCATGGCGGATATGCTTACAATGATGACGATTTTGAAGAGTCCAAGAGAAGAAGGGAGTTAGCCATGGTTCAGCAGCAGGAGGAGGAGGTGGTTTAG
- the LOC116016406 gene encoding uncharacterized protein LOC116016406 isoform X2 translates to MLLLCLKRLEFSLVACRDYPHPRHHCAKFPFASTPHDSYCDQCHCYVCDSLAPCGYWGNGSSNMDHCHATDKDEFWKAKRQNTKKNNVVLAAPSGVDARVSVPLPLVNQSPLPPQLVSCNVTQNQAFTHCPIRPCSVSVSPGTPNITRQQGSLPPGFSVPNRLPGYIIPRSKFQDHLVSQQIRNGYRNGISTDRRPNTCQVGPHLIYSRTAFKRTGSASLPLTSPRHGNTSSHNHHRPPLDRSLSLGPRYVDCRSWMAPVTDTNPGSFPIDLGWIPSNPVSSQPQLSVQPSLESESVNYLPSGPQIFSQPQVNGADSLLSESQVFSPSPNYANPMSSQPRVPYQPAVERTFTDCYPSEIRSSSQHVNGVYENSVPSDPQTLFQPYVESNSMDTALHSQASEHPNGVNNFENPMHPRPELAYQAKGPYSNNLAPYEATVDCQLSAAPCMTSNCENTDQLESSAARISLDSQNISHPANQTQNAYVPDIASLDFSREVPFCEINEPHVASADKFLLAPDPNSQLAENSSPSALDLHFDNWMFEDPVVPRVIEVSVPLGLNAYSPEPAPLWD, encoded by the exons ATGctgcttttgtgtttaaaaaGGCTGGAATTTAGCCTA GTTGCTTGTAGAGATTATCCTCATCCACGGCATCATTGCGCAAAATTTCCTTTTGCTTCTACTCCACATGACAGCTACTGTGACCAG TGCCATTGTTATGTCTGTGACTCTCTTGCTCCTTGTGGGTATTGGGGAAATGGCAGTTCTAATATGGACCACTGTCATGCCACTGATAAAGATGAATTTTGGAAAGCCAAGAGACAAAACACTAAGAAAAACAATGTCGTACTAGCAGCTCCTAGTGGCGTGGATGCTAGGGTCTCGGTTCCACTGCCCTTGGTGAACCAGTCTCCATTGCCTCCTCAGCTGGTGTCCTGTAATGTAACACAGAATCAGGCCTTCACCCACTGCCCTATTCGTCCCTGTTCAGTGTCGGTCAGTCCTGGAACGCCAAATATTACAAGGCAACAAGGAAGCCTACCGCCTGGATTTAGTGTTCCAAACCGTCTGCCTGGATACATTATTCCAAGAAGCAAATTTCAAGACCATTTGGTCTCCCAGCAAATTCGCAATGGGTATAGAAATGGAATCTCAACTGATAGAAGACCGAATACTTGTCAAGTTGGCCCCCATCTTATTTATTCTCGCACAGCATTTAAGAGGACTGGATCAGCTTCACTACCTTTAACATCTCCAAGACATGGGAACACTTCATCCCACAATCATCACAGGCCTCCACTTGATAGGAGTCTTTCTCTGGGCCCAAGGTATGTAGATTGCCGTAGCTGGATGGCTCCAGTTACAGACACTAATCCGGGGTCCTTCCCAATAGACCTCGGCTGGATTCCATCCAATCCAGTGTCTTCCCAACCACAACTATCTGTGCAGCCGAGCCTGGAAAGTGAGTCTGTGAATTATTTACCATCTGGACCTCAAATTTTCTCCCAGCCACAGGTGAATGGTGCAGATTCGTTGCTTTCAGAGTCTCAAGTGTTCTCTCCATCCCCAAACTATGCTAATCCTATGTCTTCTCAACCTCGAGTTCCTTATCAACCAGCTGTGGAAAGAACATTCACTGACTGTTATCCATCTGAAATTCGTTCCTCCTCCCAGCATGTGAATGGTGTATATGAAAACTCAGTACCCTCTGATCCCCAAACATTGTTTCAGCCATATGTAGAGAGTAACTCTATGGACACAGCTCTACATAGCCAGGCATCTGAACATCCAAATGGGGTAAACAATTTTGAGAATCCAATGCATCCCAGACCTGAACTGGCCTACCAGGCAAAAGGGCCCTACTCTAACAATCTAGCCCCGTATGAAGCTACAGTTGATTGTCAGCTATCTGCAGCGCCCTGTATGACCAGTAACTGTGAGAATACTGATCAACTTGAATCGTCTGCTGCACGTATTTCTTTAGATAGCCAAAATATTTCCCATCCAGCAAACCAAACTCAAAATGCTTATGTGCCAGATATTGCATCTCTTGACTTTAGTAGGGAGGTTCCATTCTGTGAAATCAATGAACCTCATGTAGCATCAGCGGACAAGTTCTTACTCGCACCAGACCCCAACAGTCAGTTAGCTGAGAACTCATCTCCCAGTGCATTGGACTTACATTTCGATAATTGGATGTTTGAAGACCCAGTTGTTCCGAGGGTTATAGAAGTTTCTGTGCCTCTGGGATTGAATGCATACTCTCCTGAACCTGCCCCTCTCTGGGATTGA
- the LOC116015255 gene encoding tetratricopeptide repeat protein 4 homolog produces MALWMEAGSEPKTDTETADLDAIAALKESTAIELKEKGNEYVKKGKKYYSGAIDCYTRAINQKALSDAEQSILHSNRAHVNLFLGNNRRALQDAEEAIKLNPANVKAFYRAAKASVSLNLLVEAKSYCEKGLEQSSSNDDLKKLAKQIDTLKYEQERREAEISKAIAAAKGLISAFEDRNLKIGKAMYRELTGLKKPILDKNNILHWPVVLLYPEVMSSDFIEDFCETDMFLAHLDMMFSEDCPPLTWDEGNAYTRDALELYCKAGSEVPLSKKELLRYLLEGTSASHLESFDDDDINAAQESTSCSTSLGNSPKWVKVDERRTLHDVLKEPNLVIPGVPVFFVVSRKSSFYKTFKSGNWSF; encoded by the exons ATGGCGTTATGGATGGAAGCAGGTTCAGAGCCAAAGACGGATACTGAAACTGCCGACCTTGATGCCATAGCTGCTCTCAAAGAGTCCACTGCCATCGAACTTAAG GAAAAGGGGAATGAGTATGTGAAGAAGGGGAAGAAGTATTATTCTGGTGCGATTGATTGCTACACCAGGGCAATCAATCAAAAGGCTTTGAGCGATGCCGAGCAATCTATTCTTCACTCCAATCGAGCTCATGTTAATCTATTCTTGGGGAATAATAGACGAGCTCTGCAGGATGCTGAGGAGGCAATCAAACTTAACCCAGCAAACGTTAAG GCATTTTACAGAGCAGCCAAAGCATCAGTGTCACTGAATTTGTTGGTTGAAGCAAAATCATACTGTGAAAAGGGGCTTGAGCAATCCTCTTCTAATGATGATTTGAAGAAGCTGGCCAAGCAAATTGATACTCTCAAGTATGAACAAGAACGCCGGGAAGCTGAAATTTCTAAAGCCATTGCAGCTGCTAAG GGTCTCATCTCTGCATTTGAGGATAGAAACTTGAAGATTGGGAAGGCAATGTATCGAGAGCTTACTGGATTGAAAAAGCCAATACtagacaaaaataatattcttcACTGGCCTGTTGTTCTTCTGTATCCAGAGGTTATGTCTAGTGACTTCATTGAGGATTTCTGCGAGACAGACATGTTTTTAGCTCATCTTGACATG ATGTTTTCAGAAGATTGTCCTCCTTTGACATGGGATGAAGGAAATGCTTATACTCGTGATGCTCTTGAGCTGTACTGTAAG GCTGGTTCTGAAGTCCCTTTATCCAAGAAAGAACTTCTTCGTTATCTACTAGAGGGAACATCTGCTTCTCATTTGGAAAGTTTCGATGATGACGATATAAATGCTGCTCAAGAATCAACTAGCTGTAGTACTTCACTTG GCAATAGCCCCAAGTGGGTGAAAGTTGATGAGAGGAGGACACTTCACGATGTACTAAAAGAACCAAATCTTGTAATCCCCGGAGTTCCTG tgttttttgttgtttcaaGGAAGTCCAGCTTCTATAAAACCTTCAAATCGGGAAATTGGTCTTTCTAA
- the LOC116016406 gene encoding uncharacterized protein LOC116016406 isoform X1, giving the protein MDGPKAVIHDISSDEEEATGERSGVGADDYDWLARLLEDDKGLSDDSDDVVVVGEVVLNSRQTVKSSSTVSKDSAKAVDDDDGDCVVLEGDPDKPVTIDNDEERDDDSDEIQVVSEKGQVACRDYPHPRHHCAKFPFASTPHDSYCDQCHCYVCDSLAPCGYWGNGSSNMDHCHATDKDEFWKAKRQNTKKNNVVLAAPSGVDARVSVPLPLVNQSPLPPQLVSCNVTQNQAFTHCPIRPCSVSVSPGTPNITRQQGSLPPGFSVPNRLPGYIIPRSKFQDHLVSQQIRNGYRNGISTDRRPNTCQVGPHLIYSRTAFKRTGSASLPLTSPRHGNTSSHNHHRPPLDRSLSLGPRYVDCRSWMAPVTDTNPGSFPIDLGWIPSNPVSSQPQLSVQPSLESESVNYLPSGPQIFSQPQVNGADSLLSESQVFSPSPNYANPMSSQPRVPYQPAVERTFTDCYPSEIRSSSQHVNGVYENSVPSDPQTLFQPYVESNSMDTALHSQASEHPNGVNNFENPMHPRPELAYQAKGPYSNNLAPYEATVDCQLSAAPCMTSNCENTDQLESSAARISLDSQNISHPANQTQNAYVPDIASLDFSREVPFCEINEPHVASADKFLLAPDPNSQLAENSSPSALDLHFDNWMFEDPVVPRVIEVSVPLGLNAYSPEPAPLWD; this is encoded by the exons ATGGATGGTCCTAAAGCAGTTATACACGACATAAGTTCGGACGAGGAAGAGGCTACCGGCGAGAGAAGCGGTGTCGGCGCTGATGACTATGACTGGTTAGCGAGACTTCTCGAGGACGACAAGGGACTTTCCGATGATTCCGATGATGTGGTCGTGGTGGGCGAGGTTGTTTTGAACTCCAGGCAGACTGTGAAGTCCTCGAGTACAGTCTCTAAAGACTCGGCGAAAGCTGTGGACGATGATGACGGTGATTGTGTGGTATTGGAGGGAGATCCAGATAAGCCGGTTACTATAGATAATGATGAGGAACGGGATGATGATTCTGATGAAATACAAGTTGTTAGCGAAAAGGGTCAG GTTGCTTGTAGAGATTATCCTCATCCACGGCATCATTGCGCAAAATTTCCTTTTGCTTCTACTCCACATGACAGCTACTGTGACCAG TGCCATTGTTATGTCTGTGACTCTCTTGCTCCTTGTGGGTATTGGGGAAATGGCAGTTCTAATATGGACCACTGTCATGCCACTGATAAAGATGAATTTTGGAAAGCCAAGAGACAAAACACTAAGAAAAACAATGTCGTACTAGCAGCTCCTAGTGGCGTGGATGCTAGGGTCTCGGTTCCACTGCCCTTGGTGAACCAGTCTCCATTGCCTCCTCAGCTGGTGTCCTGTAATGTAACACAGAATCAGGCCTTCACCCACTGCCCTATTCGTCCCTGTTCAGTGTCGGTCAGTCCTGGAACGCCAAATATTACAAGGCAACAAGGAAGCCTACCGCCTGGATTTAGTGTTCCAAACCGTCTGCCTGGATACATTATTCCAAGAAGCAAATTTCAAGACCATTTGGTCTCCCAGCAAATTCGCAATGGGTATAGAAATGGAATCTCAACTGATAGAAGACCGAATACTTGTCAAGTTGGCCCCCATCTTATTTATTCTCGCACAGCATTTAAGAGGACTGGATCAGCTTCACTACCTTTAACATCTCCAAGACATGGGAACACTTCATCCCACAATCATCACAGGCCTCCACTTGATAGGAGTCTTTCTCTGGGCCCAAGGTATGTAGATTGCCGTAGCTGGATGGCTCCAGTTACAGACACTAATCCGGGGTCCTTCCCAATAGACCTCGGCTGGATTCCATCCAATCCAGTGTCTTCCCAACCACAACTATCTGTGCAGCCGAGCCTGGAAAGTGAGTCTGTGAATTATTTACCATCTGGACCTCAAATTTTCTCCCAGCCACAGGTGAATGGTGCAGATTCGTTGCTTTCAGAGTCTCAAGTGTTCTCTCCATCCCCAAACTATGCTAATCCTATGTCTTCTCAACCTCGAGTTCCTTATCAACCAGCTGTGGAAAGAACATTCACTGACTGTTATCCATCTGAAATTCGTTCCTCCTCCCAGCATGTGAATGGTGTATATGAAAACTCAGTACCCTCTGATCCCCAAACATTGTTTCAGCCATATGTAGAGAGTAACTCTATGGACACAGCTCTACATAGCCAGGCATCTGAACATCCAAATGGGGTAAACAATTTTGAGAATCCAATGCATCCCAGACCTGAACTGGCCTACCAGGCAAAAGGGCCCTACTCTAACAATCTAGCCCCGTATGAAGCTACAGTTGATTGTCAGCTATCTGCAGCGCCCTGTATGACCAGTAACTGTGAGAATACTGATCAACTTGAATCGTCTGCTGCACGTATTTCTTTAGATAGCCAAAATATTTCCCATCCAGCAAACCAAACTCAAAATGCTTATGTGCCAGATATTGCATCTCTTGACTTTAGTAGGGAGGTTCCATTCTGTGAAATCAATGAACCTCATGTAGCATCAGCGGACAAGTTCTTACTCGCACCAGACCCCAACAGTCAGTTAGCTGAGAACTCATCTCCCAGTGCATTGGACTTACATTTCGATAATTGGATGTTTGAAGACCCAGTTGTTCCGAGGGTTATAGAAGTTTCTGTGCCTCTGGGATTGAATGCATACTCTCCTGAACCTGCCCCTCTCTGGGATTGA